A stretch of DNA from Brevibacillus ruminantium:
GAGTTTCAGACAAATAAAAGCCTGAACCCCTTTCCGCGCACCTGTCGGGCAAATCATGCCTCCACAAGCTGTCGGATCAGGTTCAGGCAAAATATCGGTTGTGAGACCAAAGTCAGGTCGGATTGATTGGCTCGCGTGTATCCTGAGGCATAGGCTCGATGACGTAATGGTGATACCCTTCGTCGTCCTCCCCCTCCTGGAAGTAGAGGATCTCATGGCAGGACGGGCATTCAATTTCGTAGGAAGCAATGATCTGATCATGGGGATCCAGTTCATAAATCGTTCCTTCCTCATCATCCTGCTCCACATACTCGTCATTGCAGTCGTCGGCGATTTCATACAGGTCGTCTTCATCACCGAATAGATAGAGCTCTACATCATCCAGGTCGTCATCGATCGCCTCTACGTAATCTTCGGTTTCTTCGATACGGGCATGGATTTCACGGAACTGCCCGTACATCTCGTCCAGAACCTCGATCACCTCCGACAGGATTTTTCCTTCCTTGCTGCCTTCTGACACATCCATACCATCAACCAATCCACGCAAATAAGAAATTCGATTCGCCAAAGATTCCAGCACGAGAACCCCTCCTCTTGTCGTATACTTCTGCTATTGTTCCCGATAGTGGGAGAGGTTACTTGCACTATCTTGTAGCCGTCATTTTCGAACTCCGACGAAAATACAGACGATACCGAGAAAAATCCACATGATTTTGGCAAAGCTGATCCGATCAGACATGCCGATGAGGCCGATTGTCGTCGTAGAAAGCAGTACCAGTGGACCGACCATTGCCAGACCGGAATTGATCAACAGCGCTTTTTCAATTTCGTTGACCTTCAAAATAAACAGAGCTGCCAGCACTTCGAGGCTCCCCGACATGATCCTCAGTGCCGCCATCCCCACAATCGCTTTTTCCAACATCGCTCCTCGTCCTCCTCTCTCTCTACTCTATGCTCGTCCGTATGGAATTCAGCACTGCCGCTGGGCAATCGCCTACAGGCAGTTGGCTCACTCCCAGACGGAGCCGCACATAGACTGTAAGCAAACGCCTAGAAGAAATGAGGAAACTGCCATGATTAACAGCGATCTTCCCCTCTGGCCCAAGGAATGGACTGACCCGTCCCGCAGCAGGCAGGAGAAGCCGCGTACCACCGGCCTTACCATGGTGATCGATAAAGGCATCGGCCGCTCCGCTTTCTGTGACTTGATGGAGCTGGCAGCCCCCTACATGGACATCTACAAGCTGGGCTTCGGCACTTCGGCTCTCTATCCACGAAAATTTCTGCAGCAAAAAGTGGAGGAAGCAAAAGAATGGAATCTTCATGTTATGCCAGGCGGGACATTCTTTGAAATTGCCCATTGTCAATCCACGGTAGAATCCTATTTGAAGGAGATAAAGACAATTGGTTTCAACGCCGTAGAAATCTCTGACGGCACCTTTCCCATGTCTCCCGACTTCAGAAGACGGGCAATCTATACCGCAGCGGCTGCCGGTCTCATCGTGTATTCGGAATTCGGCAAAAAAGCTACGGATTTTCGCGCGGAACGTGAGGAGCTTTTGAACACGCTGGAATCTGATCTGGAGTCAGGCGCAAGCTATGTCATCGTGGAAGCGAGAGAGAGTGGTACCGTCGGCGTCTTCGATAGAACCGGAAAAGTGGAGCTTGAATTTTTGAAGGACATTCACGTGGCCGCTGGCTCCCAGGCGAATCGACTGATTTGGGAGGCACCTCAAAAGGAACAGCAGGTCGCCCTGATTCGAATACTGGGTGTTGATGTGAATCTGGGGAACATCGCCAGCACAGATGTACTCGCTGTGGAAACCTTGCGAAGGGGGTTGAGAGGGGATACTGCTGCCATGTTTGCAGAAAGGGGGACAGCAGCGTGCGAATAGAGGTCGTGCCTACCGTTGAGGAAATTCGGCATGAGCATATTAGTAATCGCGTCGTCATCGTCATTGATGTTTTGCGGGCATCCAGCTCCATTGTCACCGCTCTTGCGTCAGGTTTTGATGCCGTGATACCCGTCGAGACGATCGGCCAAGCGCTTGCCCTGCGAATGAGCGGGAATTTTCTCGCTGGTGAAAGACACTGCCGGAAGATCGCTGATTTTGATTACAATAACTCGCCCACTCAGCTTGCATCTCACCAACAAAAAGGAGGGAAACTGATTCTCACGACGACCAATGGTACTCGTGCGATCCAAAAAGCCGAGCGGGCATCCTCGCTTTTCATTGGTTGTTTTCTCAATGCCCGTGCCTGCGTCCAGCACGCCTTGGCCCAGCATCTCGATGTCACCTTGTACTGTGCCGGAACCCGTTCCGAGTTTGCCCTGGAGGATGGTCTTGCCGCTGGTTTGATGATCGATATCGCCACGGCAGAGCAACCTGAAATCCAGCTTTGCGATCTGGGCAAATCTATGCATGCAAGCTATCTGTATTTATCCAACCGCTTGCCGGAGCTTCTTTCGAACACCACGACAGGAAAAAGATTGGTTCAGCATCAATTTCACGACGATCTAGCTTTCTGTGCCCAAATTGATCAGTATCCCTTGGTTCCGATTGTAAAGGAGAGACGCATACTCCCCCACCTTGTCTCATAAAGTGGAACAAGACTGGATGTGGACAGGGGTTTTGATGCCGATGGTATCTGGGGAAATCATGCTTGTCATCTTGATCGTCATAGGGCTTATCGGTCGATCGCCCATTATCGCAACGGCTGCCAGCATCCTGCTTGTCTTAAAGTTGACTGCACTGGAGCGACTGTTTCCGGTAGTGGAGCGGCGCGGTCTTGAGCTGGGACTGCTCTTCCTGACAATATCAGTGCTTGTACCGTTCGCCAGCGAAAAGATCTCCTGGCGTGACATTACTCCTTTATTTACAACCGTGATCGGTATGATGGCGCTTGCTGGTGGCGCGATCGCGACCTGGATGAATGGCAAGGGACTTGATCTGCTGCGCACAGAGCCTTCCATCATCGTCGGACTTGTGATCGGGTCCATCATTGGCATTGTCTTTTTGCGCGGGATTCCTGTCGGCCCGTTGATGGCTGCCGGCATTACCGCTTTTGTCCTGAAGCTCTGGGAATGGTTCGGCGGCCGTTGAGGTCCGCGCATCGCGCCATGAACAAAAAAGCTGTACCCTCTTCAGGTACAGCTTTCTTTTTTGTGCGACCTACCGTATTTTCCCCAACTACGCGCGGGAAACGTATGCCTCGGAACGGGTATCGATGATCAGCTTGTCTCCTTGTTCTACGAAAAGCGGTACGTTCACCACGAAACCTGTTTCCAGGGTTGCTTTTTTCGTTACGTTGGAGGCTGTATCTCCTTTTACACCCGGCTCGCATTCGGTTACCGTCAGTTCAACGGTGTTTGGCAATTGAACTCCAAGTGTTTCGCCATTGTACTGCATGATTTGCACGTTCATGTTTTCCTTCAGGAAGTTCAGCTCGCGCTCGATCTGTTTGCTGGTAAACGTGAGCTGCTCATACGTTTCCGTGTTCATGAAGGTGTGCTCATCCCCGCTTGCATACAGGTACTGCATGGTAGATGTCTCAATACGGGCAGGGTTTACTTTTTCACCGCCGCGGAATGTCATCTCAGTCGTGTTGCCACTGCGAAGGTTGCGCAGTTTGGAACGAACAAAAGCTGCACCCTTCCCTGGCTTTACGTGCTGGAATTCGAGCACCTGAAAAATATCGCCATCTACTTCGATGGTTAAGCCGGTACGAAAATCGTTAACAGAGATCATGTTAGTCCTCCCAAATCAACAAATAACACAAATAGTATAAATTAGACGGGCAAAATGAGCAACTCTTTCGTCGACTGGGTCAACACCTCGTGACCGTCCGCCGTAATCAGAACGTCGTCTTCTATCCGCACCCCGCCGATTCCGCTTAAATAGATACCGGGTTCCATCGTCACGACCATACCTGGCTCCAAGATAAACGGACTGACCGTCGAAAGATTCGGCAGTTCGTGCACATCCATGCCGAGCCCATGGCCTGCACTATGTCCATACGCTTCGCCATAACCCGCTGCCGAGATGATATCACGCGTAACAGCATCCGCCTCTTTGCCGGAAATCCCCGGGCGCAGGACCTCCACACCGGCGATTTGCGCTTTCAGCACAATCTCGTAGATTTCCTTCATCTTGGCACTGGGCTCTCCGACGGAGACGGTGCGTGTGATATCGGAGTTGTATCCTTGGAATTGAGCGCCAAAATCGAGAGTAATCATCTCGCCTGCTTTGATAATTTTATCACTGGCTCGTCCATGTGGCAGTGCCCCTCGTGGACCTGAGGCAGCAATGATGTCAAAGCCTACACCGGTAGCCCCCTGCTTTCTCATAAAGAATTCCAGTTCTAGCGCCACATCCGCTTCACTTACCCCTGGCTTGATGTAACCGAGAATATGCTGAAAAGCATCATCAGCTATTTTCACAGCCTGCTTGATGATCTCGACCTCGGATGCGTCCTTGTACATGCGCAGTTTTTCCATGAACCCGCTGGTTGGCATCAGTTCGACTCCTTCGAATGCCTCTTTCCATGTGGAATATGTACTGAATGACAAGCTGCCCTCAAACGCCAGGCGCTTCACACCTGCCTCTTTCAATACATTGGCAATCGCTTCCACTGCTTTTCGCTCATTGTTCACCACTGTGAAAAGCGGGCACTGTTCTTTTGCCTGGTCGATATAACGGAAATCCGTGACCAGGTAGGCATCTTTTTGCGTTACAATGACCCAACCGGTTGAACCGGTAAATCCGCTCAAATAACGACGATTTACTTCCGATTCCGTAATCAGTGCATCCGCACCAATCTGATCCAAGGCATCACGCAATTTGTCCAAACGATTCATCGAGACCTCTCCCTTTCTTCGTCAATCTCCTATTTTCTGGTTTCTCTGTCACTTCTTGATTTTATTCACGAGTGAGCGCAGCGCCCATTCATAGCCGTCGATTCCCAAGCCGACAATCTGTCCGATTACTACAGGGGCGATGACAGAATGGTGGCGGAATGATTCACGCGCATGGACATTGGAAATATGAACCTCAATCGTCGGCAGCTCTACGGCAGCAATCGCATCTCGCAGTGCATAACTGTAATGTGTAAACGCCCCGGGATTGATGATGATGCCTTGATGTACCCCTTTGGCCCGATGAATGGCATCAATCAGATCACCCTCATGATTGGATTGACAATGCTCCAGATCCCCGTCCCATTCTTCCATGACTTTTTCCAGGCGTTTGACAACATCTTGCAGTGTTTCATGACCGTACACCTCTGGTTCTCGTTTCCCCAACAAATTCAGGTTTGGTCCATTTAACAACAGGACGGATATCATGGATTATTCCTCCCTTATGGCAAACACGTTTTGCCTCTTTGTAAAAAAGATTTTACTAAAGAGTAATTTTACCATATGGGCAAAGGAATTGAACAGCATCATGCTTGATCGTGCTGCTCCAATGTGACGGTCATACCCACGAACAGCCCGTAGGAAAGATACCAGCCGATTTCTGTGCTCAGCGTAGACTGATCCCAGTTCCCCATGCGAAAAAAGAAGCCGGCCACGACCAGCAGCATCAGCCCGTAAAGTAATCCGCTCCACCAGATTCGACTTCGCTTGAAAAGCACAGAGTAGAGGAAGACAGCTAGCAAGCTTTCAAAAAAAAGCATCAAAGCTCCCAGCCAGATGGCTGGCCAGGAATCCTCGTGTACCGCTCCAAGCATAGGCCGGGCATATGCCCCCAAGCCGTATGGTGTAAAATTCAAGAGATGCGCGAGCGAACGGGCAATGACTCCCCAGAAGACTGTCCCCCAGAAAGCAACCTCTACCATCTTGACAAAAGGGAACGCCTTCGCCTTTCCGGCTGAATCGACCCCAACCTGCTCTCTTTCCTCTGTTTCGTTTCTGTCCCTATACCCTCTTGTCTTTGTCATGCTCATCCGATATCACCCCGTTCGTAGTATGCGCAAAACCTGCTGCTTTCACTAATGGGGCCCGAATAACCGGTTAACGGAACTGCCAGTAGCCTGCAAGCTTCGTTTCCGTTAGAATATGAGGTAAGGATGGTGATAGGATTGGCGCAACAAAACGTACCCAGTTACGGCGGTCAAGCCGTCATAGAAGGCGTAATGTTCGGCGGTAAGCAAGTTACCGTGACGGCCATTCGCAGAAAAAGTCAGGAGATCGAATACTTCGAAGCGCCGCGGACAGAATTTCCATGGGTGAGGGCTTTAAAAAAGATCCCTTTTATCCGGGGTCTCGTGGGCTTGATTGAAGCGAGCGCCAATGGAGCCAAGCACCTGAATTTTGCCTCTGATCGATACAGCCTAGAATCCGACGAGGAAGTATCTGCGGGTCCATCACGAATGCAAATGATTTTTGGCGTGGCCGTCGTGGGCATCTTGTCGTTCCTATTCGGCAAGTTTGTCTTCACACTCGTCCCTGTTTTCCTCGCCAAGTTTTTATTGGGGAACTGGGTGCCCGATGGAATTGCCCAAAACCTTGCTGAAGGTGTCATCAAGCTGATCCTTCTTTTGGGGTATATCATGGCAATTGCCCAGGCCCCTATCATCAAGAGGTTGTTTCAGTACCACGGAGCAGAGCATAAGGTGATTAACGCCTATGAATCCGGGGTAGACTTAACGGTAGAGAATGTGCAAAAATTTTCCACCCTGCATTACCGTTGCGGAAGCAGCTTCTTGATCTTTACAGTGATTATTGGCGTTGTGATTTATTCGTTGTTTACCTATGATACCCTTTGGGATCGGGTGGTCCAACGAATTGTACTGCTGCCGGTTGTCATCGGGGTCTCGTATGAGTTCCTGCAATGGACAAATAAATTGCGGGACACGCCTGTACTTCGGTACTTGGGGTATCCGGGCTTGTGGCTGCAAAAAATTACCACACGGGAACCGGATGACAGTCAAGTGGAAGTAGCGATTGCGGCTTTCGAAAAGATGCGTACACGCGATACCGAGATGAATAAGCAAGGACTGGTTACTACCGGATGAGCATTTTGAAAATGATGAGGTGAGGCGCTTATGTTTCCCCGTATACCCCCAGTCGTCCAGATCATCTTGTTGCTTGCTGTTTTCGGCTTTTTGTTTCGACTTTACAACAATCCGCTAAACATGCTGGTGATCATCGGGCTGTCTGTCCTGGTTTTCGTTCTGGTTCGGAACTATCTGAGAAAGGGAACGTTTTTTTCTGGCGCTGGAAAGCAAAAAACAACGAAGCCAAAAGCATCGCCCCAACGTGCTCCGTTGAAAAAGCAGCCCCAGCAAGCCCGAAAAAATCACCCCTTCCGGGTCATTGAAGGAAGCAAGGGAAAAACGAAGGAAAATAACGGCGACCATGACCCTCACAACCATATTTCTCAATAATGCACAAACAAAAAAACAGGCTGCCTACACAAGGTTGCCTGTTTTTTCTGTGGATGGCGGGTTCTTGCGAAAAACTTCGATATACTGATCAAAG
This window harbors:
- a CDS encoding CD1247 N-terminal domain-containing protein, encoding MLESLANRISYLRGLVDGMDVSEGSKEGKILSEVIEVLDEMYGQFREIHARIEETEDYVEAIDDDLDDVELYLFGDEDDLYEIADDCNDEYVEQDDEEGTIYELDPHDQIIASYEIECPSCHEILYFQEGEDDEGYHHYVIEPMPQDTREPINPT
- a CDS encoding YqhV family protein, which produces MLEKAIVGMAALRIMSGSLEVLAALFILKVNEIEKALLINSGLAMVGPLVLLSTTTIGLIGMSDRISFAKIMWIFLGIVCIFVGVRK
- the comA gene encoding phosphosulfolactate synthase encodes the protein MINSDLPLWPKEWTDPSRSRQEKPRTTGLTMVIDKGIGRSAFCDLMELAAPYMDIYKLGFGTSALYPRKFLQQKVEEAKEWNLHVMPGGTFFEIAHCQSTVESYLKEIKTIGFNAVEISDGTFPMSPDFRRRAIYTAAAAGLIVYSEFGKKATDFRAEREELLNTLESDLESGASYVIVEARESGTVGVFDRTGKVELEFLKDIHVAAGSQANRLIWEAPQKEQQVALIRILGVDVNLGNIASTDVLAVETLRRGLRGDTAAMFAERGTAACE
- a CDS encoding 2-phosphosulfolactate phosphatase, giving the protein MRIEVVPTVEEIRHEHISNRVVIVIDVLRASSSIVTALASGFDAVIPVETIGQALALRMSGNFLAGERHCRKIADFDYNNSPTQLASHQQKGGKLILTTTNGTRAIQKAERASSLFIGCFLNARACVQHALAQHLDVTLYCAGTRSEFALEDGLAAGLMIDIATAEQPEIQLCDLGKSMHASYLYLSNRLPELLSNTTTGKRLVQHQFHDDLAFCAQIDQYPLVPIVKERRILPHLVS
- a CDS encoding DUF441 domain-containing protein yields the protein MVSGEIMLVILIVIGLIGRSPIIATAASILLVLKLTALERLFPVVERRGLELGLLFLTISVLVPFASEKISWRDITPLFTTVIGMMALAGGAIATWMNGKGLDLLRTEPSIIVGLVIGSIIGIVFLRGIPVGPLMAAGITAFVLKLWEWFGGR
- the efp gene encoding elongation factor P is translated as MISVNDFRTGLTIEVDGDIFQVLEFQHVKPGKGAAFVRSKLRNLRSGNTTEMTFRGGEKVNPARIETSTMQYLYASGDEHTFMNTETYEQLTFTSKQIERELNFLKENMNVQIMQYNGETLGVQLPNTVELTVTECEPGVKGDTASNVTKKATLETGFVVNVPLFVEQGDKLIIDTRSEAYVSRA
- a CDS encoding M24 family metallopeptidase, with the protein product MNRLDKLRDALDQIGADALITESEVNRRYLSGFTGSTGWVIVTQKDAYLVTDFRYIDQAKEQCPLFTVVNNERKAVEAIANVLKEAGVKRLAFEGSLSFSTYSTWKEAFEGVELMPTSGFMEKLRMYKDASEVEIIKQAVKIADDAFQHILGYIKPGVSEADVALELEFFMRKQGATGVGFDIIAASGPRGALPHGRASDKIIKAGEMITLDFGAQFQGYNSDITRTVSVGEPSAKMKEIYEIVLKAQIAGVEVLRPGISGKEADAVTRDIISAAGYGEAYGHSAGHGLGMDVHELPNLSTVSPFILEPGMVVTMEPGIYLSGIGGVRIEDDVLITADGHEVLTQSTKELLILPV
- the aroQ gene encoding type II 3-dehydroquinate dehydratase, which produces MISVLLLNGPNLNLLGKREPEVYGHETLQDVVKRLEKVMEEWDGDLEHCQSNHEGDLIDAIHRAKGVHQGIIINPGAFTHYSYALRDAIAAVELPTIEVHISNVHARESFRHHSVIAPVVIGQIVGLGIDGYEWALRSLVNKIKK
- a CDS encoding YqhR family membrane protein; translated protein: MSMTKTRGYRDRNETEEREQVGVDSAGKAKAFPFVKMVEVAFWGTVFWGVIARSLAHLLNFTPYGLGAYARPMLGAVHEDSWPAIWLGALMLFFESLLAVFLYSVLFKRSRIWWSGLLYGLMLLVVAGFFFRMGNWDQSTLSTEIGWYLSYGLFVGMTVTLEQHDQA
- a CDS encoding DUF1385 domain-containing protein, encoding MVIGLAQQNVPSYGGQAVIEGVMFGGKQVTVTAIRRKSQEIEYFEAPRTEFPWVRALKKIPFIRGLVGLIEASANGAKHLNFASDRYSLESDEEVSAGPSRMQMIFGVAVVGILSFLFGKFVFTLVPVFLAKFLLGNWVPDGIAQNLAEGVIKLILLLGYIMAIAQAPIIKRLFQYHGAEHKVINAYESGVDLTVENVQKFSTLHYRCGSSFLIFTVIIGVVIYSLFTYDTLWDRVVQRIVLLPVVIGVSYEFLQWTNKLRDTPVLRYLGYPGLWLQKITTREPDDSQVEVAIAAFEKMRTRDTEMNKQGLVTTG